The Desulfuromonas acetexigens genomic sequence ACCTCGACCACGCCGTTGGCGATCAGGGCCTGCCCCTTGTCGAAATCCATCATATCGTAAAGGGCGTCATAGAGGGGGCGCAGATAGGGGTTGACCTTTTCGGCCAGGTCGCCAGGGAGAAAACCGAGCTTCTCCCCCGCCTCCACCGCCGGCCGCACCAGCACGATGCGGCTGACTTCTTTTTTGGCCAGAAAAGAGACGGCCATGGCCATGGCCAGATAGGTCTTGCCGGTCCCCGCCGGACCGATGCCGAAGACCACGTCATGTTTGCGAATGGCGTCGACGTAGGCCTTCTGCGCCAGGCTCTTGGGAGCTATGACCTTCTTGCGGGTGGAAACGAAGATGGTGTCGAGAAAGATGTCGCGTAGATGAGCCCGGGAATCGGCAGAAAGGATGCGTGTCGCGTAATCGAGGTCGGCAGGCGACACCATATACCCGGCCTTGAGCAGGCCGTGGACTTCTTCGAAGAGGCGCCGGGCGAGAAGCACCTGGGCATCGTCCCCTTCGATGGTCAACTCGCTCCCGCGGGAGCCGACGCGCACCCCGAGCATCCGCTCAACGAGTTTAAGATTGCGGTTCTGCTGACCGAACAGCAGATTGGCCAATTGCGTGTCTTCAGCCTGAAAGTTGTCGCGCATGCGCTCCTGAATCAACCCTTGCCACAATAGCGGAATGCCTGAAAATAGAGGCAGACTTTAACATCTTCCCCAAGGCAAAGCAATTTCTTTCCCGGCCTCTTTCCCGGCCTGTGCTCTTGCGCCCGCACCACGGCGAAGGAAAAGAGGGTTTCAATTTTGGCATCTTGTGCTATAAGTAACCCGCCCGCCGGGGGCGAGGCGTTTTAACGCAACCTTTCATTCCTTGCAAGGGGGTCTTACATGAGCGAAATCATTGACATCTACGCCCGGGAAATTCTCGATTCGCGGGGCAATCCGACGGTTGAAGTCGAAGTCTTCCTCGAAAGCGGCGTTATGGGTCGCGCGGCGGTGCCGAGCGGCGCTTCCACCGGCGAGCGCGAGGCCCTGGAGCTGCGCGACGGCGACAAGTCCCGCTACCTGGGCAAAGGCGTACTCAAGGCGGTGGAGAACGTCAACGAAGTCATCGCCGAGGCGTTGATCGGCTGGGAAGCCTCCGATCAGGCCGGCATCGATCGCAAGCTCCTCGAGCTGGACGGCACCGAAGTCAAAAGCAACCTCGGCGCCAACGCCCTGCTCGGCGTCTCCATGGCCTGTGCCAAGGCCGCCGCCGAAGACGCGGGGCTGCCCCTCTATCAGTACATCGGCGGCGCCAACGCCAAGGAACTCCCCCTGCCGATGATGAACATCATCAACGGCGGCGCCCACGCCGACAACAACGTCGACATCCAGGAATTCATGATCATGCCCGCCGGCGCCGACTCCTTCAAGGAAGCGCTGCGCATGGGCGCGGAAATCTTCCATGCCCTCAAAAATGTGCTCAAGGCCAAGGGCTACAATACCGCCGTCGGCGACGAGGGCGGCTTCGCCCCCAACCTGAAGAGCAACGAGGAAGCCCTACAGGTGATCATGGAGGCGATCAAGGCCGCCGGCTACAAGCCGGGAGAAGACGTGCTGCTGGCGCTGGACGTGGCTTCCTCCGAACTTTTCAAGGATGGTAAATACCGCCTCGAAAACGAGAAACAGCCGGTCAAGACCGCCCAGGAGTTGGTCGATTTCTACGAGGATCTGGTCAACCGCTATCCGATCATCTCCATCGAAGACGGCATGGCGGAGAACGACTGGGATGGCTGGAAGCTGATGACCGACCGCCTCGGCAACAGAATCCAGATCGTCGGCGACGACCTCTTCGTTACCAACACCAAAATCCTCAAGCAGGGCATCGAAAAAGGGATCGCCAATTCGATCCTGATCAAGGTCAACCAGATCGGCACCCTCACCGAGACCCTGGAAGCCATCGAAATGGCCAAACGGGCCGGCTACACCTGCGTCATTTCCCACCGCAGCGGCGAAACCGAGGACACCACCATCGCCGACCTGGCGGTCGCGACCAACGCCGGCCAGATCAAGACCGGTTCCCTCTGCCGCACCGACCGCATCTGCAAATACAACCAGCTGCTGCGCATCGAGGACGAACTGGACGACGTCGCCCTCTTCAGCGGCAAGGACGTTTTCTACAACCTGCGCAAGCGCTAGTCCGCAAAATCCGCTTGACGAAAAAACCCGCCGGGAACTCCCGGCGGGTTTTTTCGTTTTCTGAAGACCGACGAAACAGGGCGACGACTCCTAGCCCTTCAGTCGCCGCAGATCCTCGATCACCTTGCGGCTCGCCTCGCGGCGCTGCTCCATGGCATCGAAGATGCGCCGGATCATGTCACTGACCGAGGCGACCGCCTCTTCGATGTTCTGGGTATTACTCTTCTGACGGTCGGTGGCCAGCGCCATGTCGTCCGTCATGTTCTTCACTTCCTCGATGGAATGAACGATGTTACGGGTGCCGTCGGCCTGTTCCCGCGAGGCCGTGGAGATATGGCTGGACATCTCGCCGACCCGTTCGATGGAGGCGGTAACCGACTCGACGCTGCGTGACACTTCCTGGGTCGCGCCGCGGATGTCCCGGGTCATGGCCATGGCCGTCCCGGCGCTGGAGAGAATCTGCCCGAGGGACTCGTCCATCCCTTCCCCGAGCACCATCCCCTCCTGCACCAGAGTGCGGGTCTTGGTGATGTGCGCCACCGACTCGCGGGTATAGTCCTGCAGTTCCTCGATGATGCGGGTGATGGCGCCGGTCGATTGGGCGGTTTCCTGGGAAAGGGCGCGCACCTCGTCGGCGACCACACCGAAGGAACGACCATGTTCGCCGGCCTGGGCGGCGATGATAGCGGCATTGAGAGCGAGCAGATTGGTCTTTTGCGTCACTTCGGTAATCACCGTGGTGATGGTGTTGATCTCCTCCCCCTTGAGGGACAGCAGTTCGATGGTCTTGACCGCCTCCTCGACCGCCTGGGAAATCCCCTGCAGACCAGCGATCACCCCGGTGACGGCACGGGCGCCGCTTTCCGCCTTGGCCTTGACCGTTTCGGACATTTCGTGGGAACGGGCGCCGCTCTCCTCCACCGACTTGATGGTGGCGGCGATCTCGGTCATGGCGGCGATGGAATTCTCCATAAAATCGGAGAGCTGGGCGAGATTGCCGGAAACCTGGTCGATGGAGACGGAAATCTCCCCGGCGGCGCTGCGGGTAGCATCGACCGCCTCACGCACCACATCGGCGGCGCTGGAAATATCGACGATCGCCTCGCTGGTCGACTCGGTGGCATCCTTCAGGGAGCGGTCGAGCCGTTCATGTTCGGTGCGGTACTTGCTGAATTCGGCGAAGGTATGCTCCAGCTCGCCGGTGAGGCTTTCCACCGCATCGAGCAGATTGAGCTTGTTCAGGCTCGAGGCGACCTGGTCGGCGAAGAGCTTGACCGTATCGACATCGGTATCGTCGAGGGCCTTGCGCTTGAGCTTGTTGTCGACGCCGAAAAGGCCGATCACCTCGTCGCGCACGATGATGGGGCAGAGGATGAAATTTTTCGAGCGCAGTTGGGGGATCTCGGAACAGGGGGGATGCAGATGAAACTCGGAAGGCATCCGGGCGATATCGTCGATCAAAATTACGCGCTTTTCCTCCACCGACTTATACAGAGCCCCGGCCCGCTCGTCGAGGGGCAGGCTGACGCCGGGGAGAACATCGCCGGCCCCGCGACTGGCGAGAAAATCGAGGCCGTCGCGGCGCTCGTTGACCATGAGGATGTTGACCCGGTCATAACCGAGGATCTCGTGCAGGCCGTTGGCGGCCAGGCGGAGGATTTCGGTGACGTTGACCGACTTCTGGATATGGGTGTTGATGGTGTGGAAATTCTTGAGGCTGTTGTTCAGATCGAGAAAACGCCGCTCGAAGTTCGCTTTCTGCTCGGCCACCGTGCGGTTGAGCTGGTCGAGGCTATGCGCCCGCTCCAGCACCTGCTGGGCGCCCCGGCCGATAAGAAAACCGGTGACGCCGAGAACGACGGCGGTCCCCGCTCCCATGTAGAGAAAGAGCGCCAATTGCTCGCTGCTGCCGGCCACCCCTTCGCGCACCTGTGCCCAGACCCCCTGGCCGTCCTGCCAGAAGAGCAACAGGCGCAACAACTGCCAGCCGATCGGCGCGCTGATCCCGAGGCACAGGCCGCAGATGCCGAACAGCCAGGACCGGTCGATTCCCGTCGCCGCGTTTTCCTTACTCATGCCCTACCCCCCTTGTGAATGCCCTTCCGTTTGTCTGCGTCTGCAAAAACAGCCTAGCCAGCCGCCAGCCGGGCGTCAACCATAACCGGATGCTTCGGTGATTTCGTCCCGCCCGAAAGGGGCTAGCGCCCGACCATGACGCCGAGATCTTCGGCGGTACGGATGAGTTCCCCCTCGGGATCGACCCGGTTCAGTTCCCCCACCGCTTCCTCAATGGCGACCGCTTCCACCCGCCGACCGCGCAGGGCGACCATCTGGCCGAAAGATCCCTGCTCCACCAACTCCACGGCCTTGGTGCCGAAACGGGAGCCGAGAATCCGGTCGAAGGGGGACGGTGTGCCGCCGCGCTGGACATGGCCGAGGACGACGGTGCGGGTTTCGATCTCCAGGCGCCGGGCAATCTCGGCAGCGACCCATTGGCCCATACCGCCAAGCCGTTCCACTCCCAGGTTCTGATCCGCCGTGAGTTGGACGATCTTCCCTCCGCCGGCGGGAAAGGCCCCCTCGGAGACGACGACGATGGAGAAACGGCTCCCCCGCTCCTTGCGGGCAAGAATCGCCTGGCAGACCTTCTCCATGTCGAAAGGGATTTCCGGGATGAGGATGACGTCGGCGCTGCCGGCGATCCCCGATTCGAGAGCGATCCAGCCGGCGTCCCGGCCCATGACCTCAACGACCATCACCCGGTTGTGGCTTTCCGCCGTGGTATGCAAGCGGTCAAGGGCTTCGGTCACAACGCCGACGGCGGTGTTGTAGCCGAAGGTGACGTCGGTGCCGCGCAGGTCGTTATCGATCGTCTTCGGCACCCCGACCACGGGCATCCCCTGGTCGTTCAGCTGCCGGGCTATCTTCAGGGTGCCGTCGCCGCCGACGGCAATCAGGGCTTCGGCCCCGACCTTGCGGAAGTTCTCCACCACCCGTCGGGAGACATCCATGAGCTTGACCTCGCCCCCTTCCTCGACTGGATAGGCGAAGGGGTTGCCGCGATTACTGGTGCCGAGGATGGTTCCCCCCCGGGGGAGAATCCCTTTGACCGCCGCCATATCCAGGGGAATGATGCGCGGCCCGTCGACCAGCCCGTCAAAACCGTCGGCAATCCCCAGCACCTTCCAGTTCCGCTTGAGTACCGCCGCCCGCACGACGCCGCGGATGACCGCATTCAGTCCTGGGCAGTCGCCGCCGCCGGTCAAAATCGCAATGGTTTTCATGGAGTTATCCTCCTCAGGTTAAAGTTGTTCGGAAAAGCCGGTCAAGGCCGCCGCGCCGAGGATTCCGGCCTCGTCGGCGAGTTGTCCGGGGACCACAACCAGCCGCCGGCCGGGCACGGCGAAGACATGCCGCCGCAGCTCCCGCAGGATGGCCGGATGCATGAGATCGAAACTGTCGACGGCACCACCGGCAATCACCGCGCCATCGAGATTGAGCAGATTGGCGATCCCGCCTAACACCTGCCCCAGATACCCCCCGGCTTCTTCCAGCACCGCCAGGGCCAGGGCGTCCCCCTGACGGGCCGCATCCCCCACTTGGCGGCTGGTCAGTTCGCCAGCGGCGATTTGCGCCAGCGCACTCGGCTCCCCGGCGGCGATCCGCTCCCGCGCCAGCACCGCCAGCGCCCGAGCCGAGGCATACTGTTCGAGACAGCCGCGATTGCCGCAGCCACAGGGACGGCCATCGGGAACGACGGTCCAGTGCCCCACTTCCCCGGCAGCGCCATCGGCTCCGAGCCAGAGCCGCCGGTCGAGCACCAGCCCACCGCCGACACCGGTACCCAGGGTCAGCCCGATAAAAGAGGAAAAATCCCGGCCCGCGCCGAAAAGGGCTTCCCCCCAGGCGATGGCGTTGGCGTCGTTGGCCACCACGACCGGCAACTGTAGCCGCTCGGCGAGATCGGCCGCCAAGGGACGACCATCGAGGGCGGGGAGATTGGGGGAGGTCGTCACCGTGCCGTCAAGAGCGATCAGCCCCGGCGCTCCCATGCCGACCGCCGTGACCTTCAGCCCCAGGGCTTGGCCTTGCCGCAGCAGTTCGTCGATCCCCCCGGCGAAGTCCTCCAACCAGGCGGCATAGTCGGCCCCCATCCGGGTCGGACGGCGAAGCAGCTCACCGATGCGCCCCTGCGGGCCGACCAGGGCAGCCCGGCAGTTGGTGCCGCCGAGATCGATGCCGACAGCCGCCGGTGTCACTTCGGCCCCCGCTGTTCCGTAGCGATGGCGAGACGGGCGAAACCGGTGACCTTGGCCAGATCCATCAACTCGACCACCTGCCCATGGCGCGCCTCCTTGTCGGCGAGAAGGAGGAAGGTCATCTGCTCGGTGCGCTCCTTGAACCCTTCGAGATGGCGGCGCAACGCGGCCGTGGTCACCTGGGTGTCGGCAAGAAAGATCTCCCCCTCCTTGGAGAGGTAAATCTTGACCTCCTCGGCCTCATCCTTGTCGCGCTGGGTCGAGGCCTCGGGGAGTTTGATGGAAAGACCCGGGGTTTCGATGAAGGTGGTGGAGATCATGAAGAAGATGAGCAGCAGGAAGACACAGTCGACCATTGGCGTCATGTCGACTTTCGGCTCCTCCCGCCCCCGGCGTTTACGGAGAAAACCCATGTCAGTTACCCAAAAGGTCGACAAGGCGCAGGCTGTATTCTTCCAGCTCCAGGGCGATGCGCTCCACCCGGCTGGTCAGATACTTGTGCAGCAGGATCGTCGGAATGGCGACGGAGAGCCCGGCCGCCGTGGTGATCAGCGCCTCGGAAATGCCGCCGCCGAGGGTCGCCGGGGTGCCGGCCCCTTGCACGGAAATGACGGTGAAGGCCTCGATCATGCCGAAGACCGTGCCGAGCAGACCGAGGAGCGGCGCGATGGTGGCGATGGTCCCCATCAGTCCCAGATATTTTTCCAGGGGGGCCGTTTCCCGGCTGCCGACCTCTTCGACCACGGTCTTGAGGTGGTCGCGGGTACGGCCGGCGGCGCGCAGAGCGGCGATAAAGATACGCGCCAGGGACGAGTCGTGACGCTGACAAACCACCAACGCCTCATCGATGTGCCCACGATGGGCCAGGCTCTCGATCTCGCGGGAAAGCTGTTCGATACCGCGCCGGGCCTGACGGAAAGTCCAGATCCGTTCGAGAAAAATGGCCAGCGCCATGACCGAACAGAGCAGGATCGGGTACATCAGGGGGCCGCCCTTTTGAAACAATTCCAACATGCCGAAAATATCCTTTCAAGGCCGCAGATAAATTCAAAAACCAGTTAATATTAGGATGTTTCAGACGGGGAATCAAGAAAAGCGTGGCACCCGTGCAGACAAATCGGGCGAAAAAGGGGCACAAAGCCAAGGGCAGGCGGCGATGGCAGGACGAAACCGCGAAAAAAAGTCCCGGGGTCAACCTGACGTGACGGCGGTCGGGCGTGTCGGCGCATGCCTGTCAGTCGATGGGAATGATCGACCCTGCGATGCGCTCGCCGATTTCCAATAGACCGACGGTGTGACGGGGGGCGTCCCGACGGTCGGTGGCGCTGCCGGGGTTGAAGAGCAGCAGCTCCCCAACCCGATGGCAGGCCGGGAGATGGCTGTGACCATAAATCAGGCAGTCGAGGGAAAGCCCCTGGAACTCGCGGCGCAGGCGCTCTTCAAGCTGAAAGGGTGAGCCCCAACCGTGGACCAGACCGATGCGGAAGCCCCCCAGGGTGAGGATTTTCTTGATGGGAACGCCGGCCACCGGAGCATCCATATTACCGCGTACGGCATGCATTTCCCGATCACCGAAAAGGTCGAGAAATTCGGGGAGGCCGACATCCCCGGCGTGAATGATCGTCGTCACGTCGGCGAAGCAGCCGGCGCAGAGCTTCTCGGCCAGCCGCGCCCCCTGGGCCAGGTTACGGATGTGGGTATCGGAAATCACGCCAACTTTCAGCATTATTAAAATCCTGAATTGAACGTCATGCGCCTCGCCAAAACCTGCCGAGTTGCCGAAGCCGGAAAAAAGACAAGAAACGATACGAAGAAAAACCGAAGGGATACGCCAGAAAAAAGCAAACAGGGTTTGAATTTGGCCGTTTCCCCTTGACAGGCCGAACCGGTCGGCTCTATTTTTACCTTTACTTTGACTAAAATTTCAAGAAAAGCAACAAGCGTTTAGCCCCCCGCCCGAAACGTGCGGGGAAAAACTCCCGTCCGACTGGAAAAGCCCGTTTCGTCAGGCTACTCTTATTAAACAACCCGCCATCTACCACCAGGGAGACAGATCACCATGTCGAAAAAACAAGAGGCGCTGGATTACCACAGCTCCGGCCGCAAAGGCAAGATCGAAGTCATCACCACCAAACCCTGCGCCACCAGCCGCGACCTGTCGCTGGCCTACAGCCCCGGGGTCGCCGAACCTTGCCTGGAAATCGAGAAAAACCCCGATGACGCCTACAAGTATACCGCCAAGGGCAATCTGGTGGCGGTCGTTTCCAACGGCACCGCCGTTCTCGGCCTGGGGGATATCGGCGCCCTCGCCGGCAAGCCGGTCATGGAAGGCAAGGGGGTTCTCTTCAAGCGCTTTGCCGACGTCGACGTCTTCGATATCGAACTCAACACCAAGGATTCGGACGAGATCATCCGCACCGTGAAGATCCTCGAACCGACCTTCGGCGGCATCAACCTGGAAGACATCAAAGGCCCCGAGTGCTTCTACATCGAGGAGAAGCTCAAGGAGATCATGGACATCCCGGTCTTCCACGACGACCAGCACGGCACCGCGATCATCGCCAACGCCGGGTTGCTCAACGCCCTGGAGACCGTCGGCAAGAAGATCGAGGAGATCAAGATCGTCGTCAACGGCGCCGGCGCCGCCGGCATCGCCTGCGCCCAGATGGCCCTGACCCTCGGCGCCGATCCGAAAAAGATGATTCTCTGCGACACCAAAGGGGTCATCTTCAACGGCCGCGGCGAGGGGATGAACCCCTACAAGCAGCGCTTCGCCACCGACCTTCCCTGCCGCACCCTGGAGGAAGCCATGGTCGATGCCGACGTCTTCTTCGGCGTCTCCTCCAAAGGCGCCCTGACCCCGGCCATGGTCAAATCGATGGCCAAAGATCCGATCATCTTCGCCATGGCCAACCCCGACCCGGAGATCACCCCCGACGAGGCCAAGGCGGTGCGCGGCGACGTCATCATCGGCACCGGCCGCAGCGACTACAACAACCAGGTCAACAACGTCCTCTGCTTCCCCTTCCTCTTCCGCGGCGCCCTCGACACCCACGCCCGCGCCATCAACGACGAAATGAAGATGGCGGCCTGCCTGGCCCTGGCCAAACTGGCCAAGGAAGACGTTCCCGACTCGGTGCGCAAGGCCTACGGCGGCGTCGACATCAAGTTCGGCCGCGAGTATCTCATTCCCAAACCCTTCGACCCCCGCGTCCTGCTGCACGTCGCCCCGGCGGTGGCCAAGGCGGCCATGGAGAGCGGCGTCGCCCGCTTGCCCATCGACGATCTCGACAAGTATCGCGAGCGCCTGGAAGCCCTGCAGGGACGCTCCAAGGAGATCATGCGCGTCCTCATCAACAAGGCCCGCTCCAATCCGAAGCGGGTGGTCTTTCCTGAGGGTGAAGAAGACAAGATTCTGCGCGCCGTGGCGATCATCCTCGACGAAGGGATCGCTGTTCCGATCCTCCTCGGCGACGTCGAGGTCATCCGCACCCGTGCCCGGGAACTGAACATCGACCTCGGCGAGACCGAGATCATCGATCCCCGGCAGTCGGAAAAAACCCCGGGCTACACCAATGAACTCTTCGCCCGCCGCCAGCGCAAGGGGGTGACGTTAGCCGAGGCGCGGCGCATGCTGCGCAACAACCGCAACTACTTCGGCGCCATGATGGTTGAAAAGGGGGACGCCGACACCATGCTCTCCGGCATCAACGCCCATTATCCCGACACCATCCGCCCGGCGTTGGAAATCATCGGCAAGAAAGACGGCCTTTCCCGGGTTCACGGTATGTACATGATGGTCACCAAGAAGGATGTCGTTTTCTTCGCCGACACCACCGTGACGATCGAGCCGACCGCCGAGGAACTGGCGGAAACCGCCATCCTGACGGCCGAGAAGGCCCGCCATTTCGAGATCGAACCGCGGGTGGCGATGCTCTCCTTCTCCAACTTCGGCAGCGCCGACCACCCCCTGACCCTCAACGTCAAGCGCGCCACCGCCCTGGTCAAGCAGCGCGCCCCCGAGCTGATCATCGACGGCGAAATGCAGGCCAACGTCGCTCTCGACCCCGACCTGGTCGAGCGCCAGTACCCCTTTTCCAAACTCAAGGGGAACGCCAACGTCTTCATCTTCCCCGACCTGCAATCGGGCAACATCTCCTACAAACTGCTGCATAAGCTCGGTGGCGCCGAGCAGGTCGGCCCCATTCTCATGGGGACGAAGAAGCCGATTCACGTGCTCCAGCGCGGCGACGACGTCGCCGACATCGTCAACATGGCCGCTGTCGCCGTAGTCGATGTGCAGGAAGAGGGATAATCGCTGCGATTCAGAAAGATACCGCAACGGGGGCGCCAGGCGCCCCCGTTTTTTTACCACCGCTTTCCCCTTCCCTGCCTCGGCCATTCCTGCTAAAATACGTGGATATTTTTTCAGGAGAAGCGCCCATGAAATACCTCAGTACCCGCGGCCGCGTCCGCAGTCTGTCCTTTAAAGATGCCGTGATGATGGGGCTGGCCGACGACGGCGGGCTGCTGCTGCCCGAGTCGATCCCGCAACTGACGCCGGGGGACATCGCCGCCCTGGAAATGCTCGACTATCCGGAGTTGGCCTTCCAGGTCCTCTCCCGTTTCGTCGGGGACATCCCCTCGGCCGACCTCAAGAGTCTCATCGACCGTTCCTACGCCAGCTTCACCCATCCCGACATCACCCCGGTGGTGCATCACAACGGCGTGCACATCCTCGAACTTTTTCATGGCCCGACCCTGGCTTTCAAGGATGTGGCACTGCAGTTTCTCGGCAATCTCTTCGAATACCTGCTCGCCGAGCGGGGCGAGAAGATGAACATTCTCGGCGCCACCTCCGGCGATACGGGGAGCGCCGCCATCTACGGTGTGCGTGGCAAAGAGAACATCAATATTTTCATCCTTCATCCCCACCGGAAGGTTTCGCCCATCCAGGAATTGCAGATGACCACGGTCACCGACCCCAATGTCTTCAACCTGGCGATTCGCGGCACCTTCGACGACGGTCAGCGCATCGTCAAAGAGATTTTCGGCGACCTCGACTTCAAGGCCAAGTATGCCCTGGGCGCGGTCAACTCCATCAACTGGGCGCGGGTGCTGGCCCAGGTCGTCTACTATTTCTATGCCTGGGGCCGGGTGCGTAAAAAGACCGATTGCCGGGAAATCTGTTTTTCGGTGCCGACGGGCAACTTCGGCGACATCTTCGCCGGCTTCATCGCCAAGAAGATGGGCCTGCCGATCCGTCGCCTGATTCTCGCCACCAACGAGAACAACATCCTCACCCGTTTCGTCCGCCAGGGGGATTACTCTATCGGCGCAGTGTCGCAGACCTACTCCCCCTCCATGGATATCCAGCTGGCGAGCAACTTCGAGCGCTACCTCTTCTACCTCTACGACGAGCAGAGCGGGCGGGTGCGTGACGCCATGAGCGAACTGGCCAGCACCGGCCGCCTCGCTTTCACCGCCGCTGAGCGGGAAAAGGTCGCTCAGAATTTCTTCGCCCAGGCCGTTTCCAACGCCGAGACCCTGGAAACCATCCGCGACTTCCACGGCAAGACCGGCTACCTGCTCGATCCGCACACCGCCGTCGGCGTCCGCGCCGCTCTCGACCTCGGCGACGGGCAAACCCCGACGGTCTGCCTGGCCACCGCCCATCCCGCCAAGTTCGGTGAGGCGGTACAGTTGGCGATCGGCCAGGAGCCAACCCGCCCCGCCTCCCTGGCGGGAATCGAAGACCGTGAAAAGCGCTGCGAGACCATCGATGCC encodes the following:
- a CDS encoding NADP-dependent malic enzyme; the encoded protein is MSKKQEALDYHSSGRKGKIEVITTKPCATSRDLSLAYSPGVAEPCLEIEKNPDDAYKYTAKGNLVAVVSNGTAVLGLGDIGALAGKPVMEGKGVLFKRFADVDVFDIELNTKDSDEIIRTVKILEPTFGGINLEDIKGPECFYIEEKLKEIMDIPVFHDDQHGTAIIANAGLLNALETVGKKIEEIKIVVNGAGAAGIACAQMALTLGADPKKMILCDTKGVIFNGRGEGMNPYKQRFATDLPCRTLEEAMVDADVFFGVSSKGALTPAMVKSMAKDPIIFAMANPDPEITPDEAKAVRGDVIIGTGRSDYNNQVNNVLCFPFLFRGALDTHARAINDEMKMAACLALAKLAKEDVPDSVRKAYGGVDIKFGREYLIPKPFDPRVLLHVAPAVAKAAMESGVARLPIDDLDKYRERLEALQGRSKEIMRVLINKARSNPKRVVFPEGEEDKILRAVAIILDEGIAVPILLGDVEVIRTRARELNIDLGETEIIDPRQSEKTPGYTNELFARRQRKGVTLAEARRMLRNNRNYFGAMMVEKGDADTMLSGINAHYPDTIRPALEIIGKKDGLSRVHGMYMMVTKKDVVFFADTTVTIEPTAEELAETAILTAEKARHFEIEPRVAMLSFSNFGSADHPLTLNVKRATALVKQRAPELIIDGEMQANVALDPDLVERQYPFSKLKGNANVFIFPDLQSGNISYKLLHKLGGAEQVGPILMGTKKPIHVLQRGDDVADIVNMAAVAVVDVQEEG
- the thrC gene encoding threonine synthase; the protein is MKYLSTRGRVRSLSFKDAVMMGLADDGGLLLPESIPQLTPGDIAALEMLDYPELAFQVLSRFVGDIPSADLKSLIDRSYASFTHPDITPVVHHNGVHILELFHGPTLAFKDVALQFLGNLFEYLLAERGEKMNILGATSGDTGSAAIYGVRGKENINIFILHPHRKVSPIQELQMTTVTDPNVFNLAIRGTFDDGQRIVKEIFGDLDFKAKYALGAVNSINWARVLAQVVYYFYAWGRVRKKTDCREICFSVPTGNFGDIFAGFIAKKMGLPIRRLILATNENNILTRFVRQGDYSIGAVSQTYSPSMDIQLASNFERYLFYLYDEQSGRVRDAMSELASTGRLAFTAAEREKVAQNFFAQAVSNAETLETIRDFHGKTGYLLDPHTAVGVRAALDLGDGQTPTVCLATAHPAKFGEAVQLAIGQEPTRPASLAGIEDREKRCETIDADTTAIKNYLATHAL